In Dyella terrae, one DNA window encodes the following:
- a CDS encoding alpha/beta hydrolase — MNDDAFRTIETSNPAISADGLTFVTVKSRALRRRADVTLYVPPSALVVPDLPVVVLLHGVYGSHWAWALKGRAHLTAARLMAEGALPPVALLMPSDGLWGDGSGYVAHADHDAERWIVDEMPKLAQDVIASCSERSPLLVAGLSMGGFGALRLAGKYPRRIAAAAALSAVTNASQFDALIEENRTGWRKHVADIDVLSALTGAQAPLPPLRIDCGLDDAYLEANRSLHRELRRAGIAHDYAEARGGHDWDYWTTALEHTLRFFGEALHATEDKT, encoded by the coding sequence ATGAACGACGACGCCTTCCGCACCATTGAAACCTCCAATCCGGCCATATCGGCAGACGGCCTCACCTTCGTGACCGTCAAAAGCCGCGCCTTGCGCCGGCGTGCGGATGTCACGCTCTATGTGCCGCCATCGGCCCTCGTCGTGCCCGATCTGCCCGTCGTCGTGCTGCTGCACGGCGTGTACGGATCGCACTGGGCCTGGGCCCTGAAGGGGCGCGCCCATCTCACCGCGGCCCGCCTGATGGCCGAAGGTGCCTTGCCTCCGGTTGCCCTGCTCATGCCGTCCGACGGTCTGTGGGGCGACGGCTCGGGCTATGTCGCCCATGCCGATCACGATGCCGAACGCTGGATCGTCGACGAGATGCCCAAACTCGCACAAGACGTCATCGCCAGTTGCAGTGAACGTTCGCCACTCCTGGTCGCCGGCCTGAGCATGGGCGGCTTTGGCGCCCTGCGCCTGGCCGGCAAGTACCCGCGCCGCATCGCTGCAGCAGCCGCGCTTTCCGCCGTGACGAACGCATCCCAGTTCGATGCGCTGATCGAAGAGAACCGCACCGGCTGGCGCAAGCATGTCGCCGACATCGACGTACTTTCCGCACTCACCGGCGCCCAGGCACCCCTGCCGCCGCTGCGCATCGACTGCGGACTGGACGACGCCTACCTCGAAGCCAATCGCAGCCTGCATCGTGAACTGCGGCGGGCCGGCATCGCGCACGACTACGCGGAAGCACGCGGCGGCCACGACTGGGATTACTGGACGACCGCGCTCGAACACACCCTGCGCTTCTTTGGCGAGGCGCTGCACGCCACGGAGGACAAAACATGA